Proteins from one Rhodoflexus caldus genomic window:
- a CDS encoding DUF3078 domain-containing protein → MQTNRFFRRVLLAACLYSLMMWANILHAQSDATTAQDTTYWDKKMSLGINFNQGSFSSNWKAGGTNSIAVGTVFTAKANYKKAKWSWANDAELLYGLVWTDGIGQRKNADRIFLNSVAGYQIANHWDVFLSGNFLSQFAPGFDYAKTDQPRISNFFAPAFLTFAIGFDYKPKPWFSLKMSPFSPRFTIVTDNGILPTSPDGRRYGVEAGKTVRSEIAAAQIQADINAKLAENISLKARYLLFANYQQFDPDHRLDALLEMAVNKYIKVNFGATLLYDTDQDTAIQWNQILNVGFLYTVARPAK, encoded by the coding sequence ATGCAAACAAACCGATTTTTTAGACGCGTGCTGCTTGCCGCGTGCCTGTACAGCCTGATGATGTGGGCAAATATCTTACATGCACAGTCCGATGCGACAACTGCCCAAGACACGACCTATTGGGACAAAAAAATGAGCCTTGGCATTAATTTCAATCAGGGCTCGTTCAGCAGTAACTGGAAGGCAGGCGGCACTAATTCCATTGCCGTAGGAACGGTTTTTACCGCCAAAGCCAACTACAAAAAAGCGAAATGGTCGTGGGCAAACGATGCCGAGTTGCTCTACGGCTTAGTTTGGACAGACGGCATCGGGCAGCGCAAAAATGCAGACCGCATTTTTCTGAACAGCGTGGCAGGCTACCAAATCGCCAACCACTGGGATGTGTTTCTTTCGGGGAATTTCCTTTCGCAATTTGCGCCGGGTTTTGACTATGCCAAAACCGACCAGCCGCGCATCTCCAACTTTTTCGCGCCTGCCTTCCTGACTTTTGCCATTGGCTTTGATTACAAGCCTAAGCCATGGTTTTCGCTGAAAATGAGCCCCTTTTCGCCACGCTTCACCATTGTTACCGACAACGGCATCTTGCCGACTTCTCCCGACGGCAGGCGTTACGGCGTAGAGGCAGGCAAAACAGTACGCAGCGAAATTGCCGCCGCACAAATTCAGGCAGATATCAACGCTAAATTGGCTGAAAATATCTCTTTGAAAGCGCGTTACCTGCTTTTTGCCAATTATCAACAGTTTGACCCCGACCACCGTTTGGATGCACTGCTGGAAATGGCAGTGAATAAGTACATCAAAGTCAATTTTGGGGCAACCCTGCTTTACGACACCGACCAAGACACGGCTATTCAGTGGAATCAGATTCTGAATGTGGGCTTTCTTTACACCGTAGCCCGCCCTGCGAAATAA
- a CDS encoding DNA polymerase/3'-5' exonuclease PolX, with protein sequence MSKKAVIKGFRLAAALMELHETNPFKIRNYTNAVFALEKAELSDDEITVEQLIAAGLSENMAQKAQAIIATGTFDELEELKSQTPEGVVEMLNIKGIGAKKVRALWQELGITSLYELAEACRSGKVAELKGFGEKTQAAIVEQIQFMEANAEKWHYADAEPMAARLLQLLQEKTTPVQVAVTGQVARCLEVIDLLQLTAAVTDFELAFQQWTSANTAIETDWPACSPFAWRGWLLNEADGTRLIPSEIKWVTPMRFAAESLKNSATPAHLNGLGIPELLKKQSDFGSVEAVYQALGLPFVPPEMREGTFEIALAKANQLPRPVELQDLKGILHNHSTYSDGKHTLRQMAEATRAMGCEYFGIADHSVSAYYANGLSIERVQRQHEEIDQLNAQLAPFKILKGIESDILADGSLDYPDEVLATFDYVVASVHSGLKMDKAKATRRLLKAIENPYTTILGHPTGRLLLRREGYPIDYEEIITACAEHRVVIEINANPWRLDLDWRWVHRAIEAGCLLSINPDAHETDGLYDMRYGLPIARKGGAESRHILNAFSLAEIEAWLSGKRSVHKK encoded by the coding sequence ATGTCAAAAAAAGCTGTGATTAAGGGCTTCCGACTGGCAGCCGCACTGATGGAGTTGCACGAGACCAACCCGTTTAAAATCCGCAATTATACCAATGCGGTTTTTGCATTGGAAAAAGCCGAACTCTCCGACGATGAAATCACTGTTGAGCAGTTAATAGCTGCGGGGCTTTCCGAAAATATGGCGCAGAAAGCGCAGGCTATTATTGCAACAGGCACGTTTGATGAGTTGGAAGAGTTGAAGTCGCAAACCCCCGAGGGGGTAGTGGAAATGCTCAATATCAAAGGCATCGGTGCTAAAAAAGTGCGTGCTCTTTGGCAGGAGTTGGGCATTACAAGCCTCTATGAACTTGCCGAAGCCTGTCGTTCCGGCAAGGTAGCCGAACTGAAAGGTTTCGGTGAAAAAACGCAGGCGGCTATTGTGGAACAGATTCAGTTCATGGAAGCCAATGCTGAAAAATGGCATTATGCCGATGCCGAGCCAATGGCAGCCCGTCTGCTGCAATTGTTACAAGAAAAAACAACTCCCGTGCAGGTGGCAGTAACGGGTCAAGTAGCGCGCTGCTTGGAGGTAATAGACCTGCTGCAACTCACTGCGGCAGTTACCGATTTTGAACTTGCCTTTCAGCAATGGACAAGCGCAAACACAGCCATTGAAACCGATTGGCCGGCCTGCTCGCCTTTTGCATGGCGCGGTTGGTTGCTGAATGAGGCCGACGGCACAAGGCTCATTCCCTCCGAAATCAAATGGGTAACGCCGATGCGATTTGCTGCCGAGAGCCTGAAAAACAGCGCCACTCCTGCACACCTCAACGGTTTGGGCATTCCTGAACTGCTGAAAAAACAGAGCGATTTTGGTTCTGTCGAGGCTGTTTACCAAGCACTTGGGCTGCCCTTCGTGCCTCCCGAGATGCGGGAAGGAACATTTGAAATAGCACTTGCAAAAGCCAATCAATTGCCCCGCCCCGTTGAGCTACAAGACCTGAAAGGGATTCTGCACAACCACTCTACCTATTCGGACGGCAAACATACCCTGCGGCAAATGGCAGAGGCAACCCGTGCGATGGGGTGCGAATATTTTGGCATTGCCGACCACTCAGTTTCGGCATATTATGCCAATGGTTTAAGCATAGAGCGCGTACAGCGTCAGCATGAAGAAATTGACCAACTCAATGCACAATTAGCCCCTTTCAAAATATTGAAAGGCATTGAATCGGACATTTTGGCAGATGGCAGCTTAGACTATCCCGATGAAGTGCTGGCAACTTTTGACTATGTGGTAGCATCCGTTCATTCAGGTTTAAAAATGGATAAAGCCAAAGCCACCCGCCGATTACTGAAAGCCATAGAAAATCCTTACACCACCATTTTAGGGCATCCTACCGGGCGGCTGTTGCTCCGCCGCGAAGGCTACCCGATTGATTATGAAGAAATTATTACAGCTTGTGCCGAGCATCGCGTAGTCATTGAAATCAATGCCAACCCTTGGCGATTAGATTTAGACTGGCGTTGGGTACATCGTGCCATTGAGGCCGGTTGTTTGCTGAGCATCAACCCCGATGCACACGAAACCGACGGGCTGTACGACATGCGCTACGGGCTGCCGATTGCCCGCAAAGGCGGTGCGGAAAGCCGCCACATTTTGAACGCCTTTTCACTGGCAGAGATAGAGGCTTGGTTATCAGGCAAAAGGAGCGTTCACAAAAAATGA
- a CDS encoding thioredoxin family protein, whose protein sequence is MRTKVILSATLLIWSNLVAVLAQTDGIRFEAVAFEAALAKAQATNKYIFVDVYTEWCAPCKKLEKEVFTHPEVAYFFNQNFINLKINAEKGEGVEFSSVFDVNAYPCALFFSPDGKLVHRTVGYFESQAFIENGKNALNTDRQIVTLSQKYESGDRSEQVLRNYAYALLAAGDIKASAIARELLKQLTPDKWHQPENWELIQKMELDMNSPVFDYVAKNPQLFAPYEPEYSAYIHLVTGRAMFMAGRSQKPERLRLVKQVLKYYFPQDSAKYMARADFYFYTIGNHDEKKYAAAVRYLDNYCNDWQELNEMAWNYYEQEETQPQLQKALQWAEKSVQLHKTYQNLDTKAHLLYKLGQNGAAAATAREAITLGESAKMDVSMTRELLLKITQPKK, encoded by the coding sequence ATGAGAACTAAGGTCATTCTTTCGGCAACTCTGCTTATATGGAGCAACTTGGTTGCTGTCTTGGCACAAACCGATGGCATTCGCTTTGAGGCAGTTGCTTTTGAGGCTGCACTCGCAAAAGCACAGGCAACCAACAAATACATTTTTGTAGATGTGTACACCGAATGGTGCGCACCTTGCAAAAAGTTGGAAAAAGAAGTTTTCACCCATCCGGAAGTGGCCTATTTTTTCAACCAGAACTTTATTAACCTGAAAATCAATGCCGAAAAGGGCGAGGGTGTTGAGTTTTCCAGCGTGTTTGATGTCAATGCCTACCCCTGCGCCTTGTTTTTTTCGCCCGATGGCAAGTTGGTGCATCGCACCGTAGGTTATTTTGAATCGCAGGCGTTTATTGAAAACGGCAAAAATGCGCTCAATACTGACCGCCAGATAGTTACATTGAGTCAAAAATATGAAAGCGGCGACCGCAGCGAGCAGGTTTTGCGCAATTATGCCTATGCGTTGCTGGCCGCCGGGGATATCAAAGCCTCTGCTATTGCAAGGGAGTTACTGAAACAGCTAACCCCTGACAAATGGCATCAGCCCGAAAACTGGGAGCTTATCCAAAAAATGGAACTGGATATGAACAGCCCCGTTTTTGATTATGTGGCAAAAAACCCTCAGTTGTTTGCTCCTTATGAACCCGAATACAGCGCCTACATCCACTTGGTAACGGGCAGGGCGATGTTTATGGCAGGCAGAAGCCAAAAACCGGAACGATTGCGATTGGTAAAACAAGTTTTGAAATACTACTTTCCGCAAGATTCGGCAAAATATATGGCCAGAGCCGATTTTTATTTTTACACCATCGGCAACCACGATGAGAAAAAATATGCCGCTGCCGTCCGTTATTTAGACAACTATTGCAACGATTGGCAAGAACTTAACGAGATGGCATGGAACTATTACGAGCAGGAAGAAACACAACCGCAACTGCAAAAAGCGCTGCAATGGGCAGAAAAATCGGTGCAGTTACACAAAACCTATCAGAATTTAGACACAAAAGCACATCTACTGTATAAATTAGGGCAAAACGGAGCCGCCGCAGCGACCGCACGAGAAGCCATCACGCTGGGAGAATCTGCCAAAATGGATGTTAGCATGACCCGAGAACTGTTATTGAAAATAACACAGCCTAAAAAGTAA
- a CDS encoding FecCD family ABC transporter permease: MRPHYLLAPVFVLLLLLCIANVAVGSVYIPLGEVVGIITKSIADSNNYLIIWEFRIPKMLTAVLAGAALSVSGLQMQTLFRNPLAGPYVLGISSGASLGVALVVMGGSYWGLRWSGIGGSWLLIGAAVTGAILALLLMMRMAARMQAGQNTALLIAGLMLGSTVSAIVNLLEYFSTSEELQRYVMWGFGSLTAVDWQKMQVLAPFVGVALLISLLYFKPLDVLHLGELYAQTSGLHVRKVRRRLVILTGLLAGGITAFCGPIGFIGLAVPQIARLLARTARNKVLLPLSAMLGACMLLLCDMLCYLPPRGQVLPINAITSLIGAPIVIWLVLQRWK, encoded by the coding sequence ATGCGCCCACACTATTTGCTTGCGCCTGTATTCGTGCTGCTTTTGCTGCTTTGCATAGCCAACGTTGCTGTGGGAAGCGTGTATATCCCCCTTGGAGAGGTGGTCGGTATTATCACAAAAAGCATTGCGGATTCTAATAATTACCTGATTATCTGGGAATTTCGCATTCCGAAGATGCTGACGGCAGTTTTGGCCGGTGCTGCACTGTCGGTCAGCGGACTACAGATGCAAACGCTTTTTCGCAACCCGCTGGCCGGGCCTTATGTATTGGGTATCAGTTCGGGAGCAAGTTTGGGGGTTGCATTGGTGGTAATGGGCGGCAGCTATTGGGGCTTGCGCTGGAGCGGTATTGGGGGGAGTTGGCTGCTCATTGGCGCCGCTGTTACAGGAGCAATATTGGCACTGCTGTTGATGATGCGCATGGCTGCCCGTATGCAGGCCGGACAAAATACGGCCTTGCTGATTGCAGGGCTTATGCTGGGAAGTACGGTTAGCGCCATTGTCAATTTACTGGAATATTTCAGCACGTCGGAAGAGTTGCAACGCTATGTGATGTGGGGCTTTGGCAGCCTGACTGCCGTAGATTGGCAGAAGATGCAGGTGCTTGCTCCTTTCGTGGGCGTAGCGCTGCTTATTTCGCTGTTGTATTTCAAACCTTTGGATGTGCTGCATTTGGGCGAATTGTATGCGCAAACTTCGGGGCTTCATGTGCGCAAAGTGCGTCGGCGATTAGTGATTTTGACAGGTCTGCTGGCAGGCGGCATTACTGCTTTTTGCGGGCCTATTGGTTTTATAGGGCTGGCCGTACCGCAAATAGCGCGATTGCTTGCACGAACCGCACGCAACAAAGTTCTGCTCCCGCTTAGCGCCATGCTCGGCGCGTGCATGTTGCTGCTCTGCGATATGCTTTGCTACCTGCCGCCTCGCGGACAGGTATTGCCTATTAATGCCATTACTTCGCTCATTGGCGCACCCATTGTCATATGGCTGGTGCTGCAACGCTGGAAATAA